Proteins encoded within one genomic window of Salipaludibacillus agaradhaerens:
- a CDS encoding ammonia-forming cytochrome c nitrite reductase subunit c552: MATIKKMPVHWLVALLMISFTTLMVSCSESETSTDQDMYTTQLSPDEIVNSAFKDEFPLQYESYLKNMVPENDNTSKFAEDIEPNLPILFHNYGFMLEYNKTRGHTYALEDVMSIARINDDSIGSCMTCKSTAVPALLDEMGDDYWSANFKEEIVPLTLAYGEGFESDELGTYGHLSIGCSDCHDPVTMELRITRPSFTNAMARQGIDVTEATKNDMRSYVCAQCHVEYYFEPDKKKVTFPWDNGLKPEEMFEYKENQAKEDGFEYDWIHSISGAPMLKAQHPEFELWSYGPHGEAGVSCADCHMPYERTDGSKKITSHHWSSPMDNVEQTCRTCHSDKSEADLVERVENIQSRHLEAMEETQDHSVRAHYYVNRMITVGAPQERIEEAQWYIRKGQWFWDIIAAENSDGFHNPQGGMDAMRTSSDASNEAISIAIEELIKLDVDLEELEAQIEETIQAVYNEEDPDLKHTHATNDNFPNVLELDD, encoded by the coding sequence ATGGCGACCATCAAAAAAATGCCCGTACACTGGCTGGTTGCTCTCCTTATGATAAGTTTTACAACGCTTATGGTGAGCTGTAGTGAGTCCGAGACGTCCACAGATCAAGATATGTATACGACGCAATTATCACCTGACGAAATCGTAAACTCAGCTTTTAAAGATGAGTTTCCACTTCAATATGAAAGTTATTTAAAAAATATGGTGCCTGAAAACGACAATACATCAAAATTTGCTGAAGATATTGAACCGAACCTCCCTATTTTGTTTCATAACTATGGGTTTATGCTAGAGTATAACAAAACGAGGGGACATACGTATGCGTTAGAAGACGTTATGTCCATAGCCCGTATTAATGATGACTCAATAGGGTCGTGTATGACGTGTAAAAGTACAGCTGTTCCAGCGCTTTTAGATGAGATGGGGGATGATTATTGGAGTGCTAATTTTAAAGAGGAGATCGTCCCACTAACATTGGCGTATGGAGAAGGCTTTGAAAGTGATGAATTAGGCACATATGGACATCTTTCTATTGGCTGTTCTGATTGTCATGATCCTGTGACAATGGAGCTGCGTATAACTAGACCATCTTTTACAAATGCCATGGCTAGACAGGGGATAGATGTGACAGAAGCCACAAAAAATGATATGAGAAGTTATGTTTGTGCCCAATGTCATGTGGAATATTACTTTGAACCGGATAAAAAAAAGGTCACCTTTCCTTGGGATAATGGGTTAAAGCCAGAAGAAATGTTTGAATATAAAGAAAATCAAGCCAAAGAGGATGGCTTCGAATACGATTGGATTCATAGTATTTCTGGCGCGCCTATGTTAAAAGCACAGCATCCCGAATTTGAGTTGTGGAGTTATGGCCCACATGGGGAAGCAGGGGTGTCTTGTGCAGATTGTCACATGCCTTATGAACGAACAGATGGCAGTAAAAAAATAACTTCGCATCATTGGAGCTCCCCAATGGATAACGTTGAACAAACATGTCGAACGTGCCATTCGGATAAATCAGAAGCTGATTTAGTGGAAAGGGTTGAAAATATTCAATCACGCCACCTGGAAGCTATGGAAGAAACACAAGATCATTCAGTGCGAGCCCATTATTACGTTAATCGGATGATTACGGTTGGAGCTCCACAAGAGCGTATTGAGGAAGCTCAATGGTATATTCGAAAAGGACAGTGGTTTTGGGATATTATCGCTGCTGAAAATTCTGATGGCTTTCATAATCCTCAAGGGGGGATGGATGCTATGAGAACCTCCTCTGATGCATCAAATGAAGCGATAAGTATCGCTATTGAAGAGTTAATTAAATTAGATGTGGACCTAGAAGAGTTAGAGGCTCAAATAGAAGAAACAATTCAGGCAGTTTATAACGAAGAAGATCCAGATTTAAAACATACTCACGCAACAAACGATAACTTCCCAAATGTGTTGGAATTAGACGATTAG
- a CDS encoding cytochrome c3 family protein: MRAFKELIVRKKLLLVLSGIFIGIVLFAGTVGSMKATDSPEFCSTCHIMDDYYDSFMDSNHATLSCNDCHAPNDSLTAKLVFKAKAGASHMYMNTLGSDQVPDNIHATAQSQEVIDKNCITCHEAGLDNVAFHDVKEGGCVDCHRHVPHGNGGHKPEDWFDPGSYDARR, encoded by the coding sequence TTGAGAGCATTTAAGGAGCTTATAGTGAGGAAAAAGTTGCTGTTAGTATTAAGCGGAATTTTTATAGGGATTGTGTTGTTTGCAGGGACGGTGGGCTCTATGAAAGCAACGGATTCTCCAGAATTTTGCTCCACCTGTCATATTATGGACGACTACTACGATTCTTTTATGGATTCAAATCATGCCACGCTTTCGTGTAATGATTGTCATGCGCCCAATGATAGTTTAACAGCCAAGCTTGTTTTTAAAGCAAAAGCTGGGGCAAGCCACATGTATATGAATACACTCGGGTCTGATCAGGTTCCAGATAATATTCATGCCACTGCCCAATCTCAGGAAGTCATCGATAAAAATTGCATAACATGCCATGAAGCAGGTTTGGATAATGTGGCGTTTCATGATGTGAAGGAAGGGGGTTGTGTAGATTGCCATCGGCACGTTCCTCATGGGAATGGGGGACATAAACCAGAAGATTGGTTTGATCCGGGCAGTTATGATGCAAGACGTTGA
- the opp4C gene encoding oligopeptide ABC transporter permease has translation MTATHGKSKIQSIGPSPWKIAWRKLLRNKLAVISLLFLLVVLVLAYLAPVIAPTDPTRVDISNRNLPPGGDYLLGTDNAGRDVWTMLLYGARTSLTIGLICTLIVMTIATIIGSISGYYGGWVDAILMRFTDFMMNFPFLVFVIVLASIVRDAGIWSLILVLSGLSWTGAARIIRSKTMSEKENEYVMAAISIGCGPHRVIRKHILPNIMTTIIVQASLLLAAMIVAETALSFLGFGVPHGTPSWGNMMQEARQPHVIRAMWWVWVPPGLAITFTILAIHFIGEAIKDAFNPRFTR, from the coding sequence ATGACAGCTACCCATGGTAAAAGTAAAATACAATCAATAGGCCCATCACCTTGGAAGATAGCTTGGCGGAAATTGCTTCGTAATAAATTGGCAGTCATTAGTCTTCTTTTTCTTCTTGTAGTGTTGGTTTTAGCCTACTTAGCCCCTGTGATCGCTCCAACTGACCCTACTCGTGTTGATATTAGCAATCGGAATCTCCCTCCGGGTGGTGATTATTTGTTAGGTACAGATAATGCTGGGCGAGATGTGTGGACGATGCTTCTTTATGGAGCAAGAACTTCACTGACGATTGGACTTATTTGTACGCTAATAGTTATGACCATTGCGACGATAATCGGTTCCATATCTGGTTATTATGGTGGATGGGTTGATGCTATCCTAATGAGGTTCACAGATTTTATGATGAACTTTCCATTTTTAGTTTTTGTGATTGTTTTAGCGTCTATTGTACGTGATGCAGGTATATGGTCTCTCATTTTAGTATTAAGTGGTCTTTCTTGGACGGGAGCTGCAAGGATTATTCGTAGTAAAACGATGTCAGAGAAAGAAAATGAGTATGTGATGGCTGCGATTTCAATTGGATGTGGACCACATAGAGTTATCAGGAAACATATATTACCAAATATCATGACGACAATTATTGTTCAAGCTTCGCTACTTTTAGCCGCTATGATTGTTGCAGAAACCGCTCTCAGCTTTTTAGGATTTGGAGTGCCTCATGGGACGCCAAGTTGGGGGAATATGATGCAAGAAGCTCGCCAACCTCATGTCATTCGGGCTATGTGGTGGGTGTGGGTACCGCCTGGCTTAGCTATTACATTCACTATTCTTGCCATTCATTTTATCGGTGAAGCCATTAAAGATGCCTTTAATCCTAGGTTCACCCGTTAG
- the opp4B gene encoding oligopeptide ABC transporter permease: MLLYILKRVLIMIPIMLMISIVVFGLALMMPGDALSGQIDPANQNADYIEGMREELGLNDPIPVQYGRWLSGVVKGDFGRSHVHRMDVTDVIGQRLPNTLLLAVLSLIITYILSFLMGSYAGRHPHTIGDYGIQGINYVMLAIPSFVAAMFAIFIFSFQLGWFPTTGSVGAGVEEGTMSYYLSRLHHVALPALVLGGVTTASYTQFLRNDIIDNAQKEYVLTARAKGISEQNIYYKHILRNSLIPIVTLFGFDIASIIGGAVIIETVFSFRGIGELLITSIERRDSSVVVAITLMLSLATLVGNLLADLLYSIIDPRIRLK, translated from the coding sequence ATGTTACTCTATATTTTAAAACGAGTCCTTATCATGATCCCAATCATGTTGATGATCTCTATCGTTGTATTCGGTTTGGCCTTAATGATGCCGGGGGATGCTCTTTCTGGTCAAATTGACCCGGCTAATCAAAATGCTGATTATATTGAAGGGATGCGGGAAGAACTTGGATTGAATGACCCGATACCTGTTCAATATGGGCGGTGGCTATCAGGTGTAGTAAAAGGGGATTTCGGTCGATCACATGTTCATCGAATGGATGTAACCGACGTGATTGGACAGCGGTTGCCAAATACCTTGTTGTTGGCCGTCTTATCGCTGATAATTACGTATATACTTTCTTTTTTGATGGGGAGCTATGCAGGAAGACACCCTCATACGATTGGTGATTATGGTATTCAAGGGATAAATTATGTGATGTTGGCTATTCCGAGCTTTGTTGCTGCTATGTTTGCTATTTTTATTTTTTCCTTTCAGCTTGGATGGTTTCCTACTACAGGTAGTGTAGGAGCAGGCGTAGAGGAAGGGACGATGTCTTATTATTTAAGTCGTCTCCATCATGTTGCCCTTCCTGCACTCGTATTAGGAGGGGTAACGACAGCCAGCTATACTCAATTTTTACGAAATGACATTATTGATAATGCACAAAAAGAGTATGTACTTACAGCGAGGGCAAAGGGAATTTCTGAACAGAATATTTACTATAAACATATTTTAAGAAATTCACTTATTCCAATAGTGACGCTTTTTGGATTTGATATTGCCAGTATCATCGGTGGGGCTGTCATTATAGAGACTGTCTTTTCGTTCCGTGGTATTGGAGAACTTCTTATTACGTCTATTGAGAGACGAGATTCCTCTGTTGTAGTAGCTATTACTCTTATGCTATCACTTGCTACACTAGTAGGGAATTTGCTCGCTGATCTTCTATATAGCATAATTGATCCACGAATAAGGTTGAAATAG
- the opp4A gene encoding oligopeptide ABC transporter substrate-binding protein, with protein MKKIIVICVLLTVFSLTACEGNSGDTNDINSANSIEKGEEPKGGILTYGETSSFSGVLDWAHYENFNDSIALNIFSPDSLFKTGEDLRPEPNLAKKWEWSDDKKTVTFFIEENVKWHNGEKLTAEDFEFAWEVMAHADYTGPRVSNVNIIQGFNDYHTGEADSLSGVNIIDEYTLEVTFNEAYPNAIEQLWPYPMPKAYLEHLEVGELEDADEIRQKPVGLGAYRVTQIIPGELIEFEAFDDYWKGKPNLDGVNYRIVDGAQAAELLTQGEIDIIKLEASQAVTLKDDERVILEEVEALSYAYLGFKLGHWDVEKRQNVMDNEKFQSKQLRQAFAYALDRQGMIDSFSEGYGTVINAPESVISWAYPDEGMLNQYEYDPEQAMALLKEAGYDDITGDGFVETPEGEEFTVNLTVMDSPSNIAEPRAQYIIQNLQDVGINAQLHDGQLYDYNLFYDLVQGDDPDIDLFLGAWSLTSDPDPTGLWKSDDLWNYTRWVNKESDKLIEKGLSMEAFDDEYRREVYQEWHQLVNEELPIIPLSSPVNIYGMSHSTGGVTPDLADAVTDAHLWYKRQ; from the coding sequence ATGAAAAAAATAATTGTTATATGTGTACTTTTAACAGTCTTTAGTTTAACAGCATGTGAAGGCAACTCAGGGGACACTAATGATATAAATTCAGCTAATAGTATAGAAAAAGGGGAAGAACCCAAAGGTGGTATTTTAACATATGGGGAGACATCATCTTTTTCCGGTGTGTTAGATTGGGCACATTATGAAAATTTTAATGATAGTATTGCTCTAAATATCTTTAGTCCAGACAGCTTATTTAAAACGGGTGAAGACTTGCGACCAGAACCAAATTTAGCTAAAAAGTGGGAATGGTCAGATGATAAGAAAACAGTGACTTTTTTTATTGAAGAGAATGTGAAGTGGCATAATGGAGAAAAGCTTACCGCTGAGGATTTTGAATTTGCTTGGGAAGTGATGGCTCATGCAGATTATACCGGTCCACGTGTCTCTAATGTCAATATCATTCAAGGCTTCAACGATTATCATACAGGTGAGGCAGATTCTTTAAGTGGGGTTAATATTATCGATGAGTATACCCTTGAAGTCACATTTAATGAAGCATACCCAAATGCTATTGAGCAACTTTGGCCATATCCGATGCCAAAAGCGTATTTGGAGCATTTGGAGGTAGGTGAACTTGAGGATGCTGATGAAATAAGACAAAAACCAGTTGGGCTAGGAGCATATAGGGTGACACAAATCATTCCTGGCGAGCTTATTGAATTTGAAGCGTTTGATGATTACTGGAAGGGCAAACCAAATCTTGATGGCGTTAATTATCGTATTGTAGATGGCGCCCAAGCAGCTGAGCTTTTAACGCAAGGGGAGATAGATATTATAAAGTTAGAAGCTTCTCAAGCTGTTACCCTTAAAGATGACGAACGTGTGATACTTGAAGAAGTTGAGGCTTTATCTTACGCATATTTAGGGTTTAAACTAGGGCATTGGGATGTAGAGAAAAGGCAAAACGTGATGGATAATGAAAAATTCCAAAGTAAACAATTACGGCAAGCGTTTGCCTATGCACTTGATCGACAAGGTATGATCGATTCGTTCAGTGAAGGATATGGGACAGTGATTAATGCGCCAGAGTCTGTTATCAGCTGGGCTTACCCTGACGAAGGCATGTTGAACCAATACGAGTATGATCCTGAGCAAGCGATGGCGTTACTAAAGGAAGCTGGCTATGATGATATAACGGGTGATGGATTTGTTGAAACACCAGAGGGAGAAGAATTTACGGTGAATTTGACGGTTATGGATAGCCCTTCTAACATTGCTGAACCAAGAGCACAATATATTATTCAAAACTTACAAGATGTAGGAATTAATGCCCAATTGCATGATGGTCAATTGTATGATTACAACCTTTTTTATGATTTAGTACAAGGAGATGACCCTGATATAGATTTATTTTTAGGTGCTTGGAGTCTTACGTCTGACCCAGATCCTACTGGTCTCTGGAAATCAGATGATTTATGGAATTATACGCGTTGGGTAAATAAAGAATCTGATAAATTAATAGAAAAAGGACTTAGTATGGAGGCTTTTGATGATGAATATCGGCGTGAGGTCTATCAAGAATGGCATCAACTCGTGAACGAGGAATTGCCTATTATACCGTTAAGTTCCCCAGTGAATATTTATGGTATGTCACATAGTACAGGTGGTGTAACCCCTGATCTTGCAGATGCTGTTACGGATGCTCACCTTTGGTACAAACGACAGTAA
- the serS gene encoding serine--tRNA ligase, translated as MLDVKLLRNHFNEVKEKLAQRNEDITALDTFGELDEKRRRVIQHVEELKSRRNTVSQEISQMKREKKDASHVIEEMQKVSTEIKKLDEEQRQLDEELTHLLLTLPNIPHESTPVGADEDDNTVVREWGEIPSFSFDEEAHWDIAKELNIVDFERAAKVTGSRFAFYKGAGARLERALINFMMDLHEDEHGYTEVLPPYMVNRDSMTGTGQLPKFEEDAFKIREEDYFLIPTAEVPVTNMHRDEIMDVNELPKAYAAFSACFRSEAGSAGRDTRGLIRQHQFNKVELVRFVKPEDSYEQLELLTSQAEKVLQLLKLPYRVLNMCTGDLGFTAAKKYDIEVWMPSNGTYREISSCSNFEAFQARRANIRFKRDKTAKAEYVHTLNGSGLAIGRTVAAILENYQQEDGTVHIPDVLVPYMGGKNIIKK; from the coding sequence ATGTTAGATGTAAAATTATTAAGAAACCATTTCAATGAGGTGAAAGAAAAGCTTGCTCAACGTAACGAGGACATTACAGCATTAGATACTTTCGGAGAACTGGATGAAAAACGCCGTCGTGTTATTCAGCATGTTGAAGAATTAAAAAGTCGGAGAAATACCGTTTCCCAGGAAATATCTCAAATGAAACGGGAAAAGAAAGATGCCAGTCATGTTATTGAAGAGATGCAAAAAGTATCAACTGAGATTAAAAAGTTGGATGAAGAGCAACGGCAATTAGATGAGGAGCTCACTCATTTATTGTTAACTCTACCAAATATCCCTCACGAGAGTACGCCAGTAGGGGCAGATGAGGATGACAATACGGTCGTACGTGAATGGGGAGAGATCCCTTCTTTCTCTTTTGATGAAGAAGCTCATTGGGATATTGCCAAAGAATTGAACATTGTTGATTTTGAACGAGCAGCTAAAGTGACAGGTAGTCGTTTTGCCTTCTATAAAGGAGCTGGAGCACGTTTAGAGAGGGCACTTATTAACTTTATGATGGATTTACATGAGGATGAACATGGGTATACAGAAGTTCTGCCACCTTACATGGTTAATCGTGACAGCATGACAGGAACAGGGCAATTACCTAAATTTGAAGAGGATGCTTTTAAAATTCGAGAAGAGGACTACTTCCTTATTCCAACAGCCGAAGTACCTGTAACAAATATGCATAGGGACGAAATAATGGATGTTAATGAACTTCCTAAAGCGTATGCAGCTTTCAGTGCTTGCTTCCGCTCTGAAGCCGGCTCAGCAGGCCGTGATACTCGTGGCCTTATTCGTCAGCATCAGTTCAATAAAGTAGAACTTGTTCGCTTTGTTAAACCGGAAGACTCTTATGAGCAACTGGAGCTATTAACGTCTCAGGCGGAGAAAGTTCTTCAATTATTAAAGTTACCGTATCGTGTACTAAACATGTGTACCGGCGATCTTGGTTTTACCGCTGCTAAAAAGTATGATATTGAAGTTTGGATGCCAAGTAATGGCACCTATCGTGAAATCTCTTCTTGTAGTAATTTTGAAGCCTTCCAAGCAAGGCGTGCTAATATTCGTTTTAAACGGGACAAAACGGCTAAAGCTGAATATGTTCATACGTTGAATGGTTCTGGACTCGCAATAGGGCGAACTGTAGCAGCCATTTTAGAGAATTACCAACAAGAAGATGGTACAGTGCATATTCCTGACGTCTTAGTCCCTTATATGGGTGGAAAAAATATAATTAAAAAATAA
- the pdxT gene encoding pyridoxal 5'-phosphate synthase glutaminase subunit PdxT, translating to MINIGVLALQGAVREHVKALHASDVTITIVKKKEQLDMIDGLVFPGGESTTMRRLINLYGFYEPLQAFAKMEKPIFGTCAGAILMATEIVGQTEPHLSVMNMTVERNAFGRQRESFEASLKMEQVGEDVEAIFIRAPIITRVGPEVDVLATFDGDIVAAKQGPFMACSFHPELTEDNRMHQHFVQMVRNYHQIHT from the coding sequence ATGATTAACATCGGTGTCCTAGCCCTTCAAGGGGCAGTTAGAGAGCATGTAAAAGCGTTACATGCCTCTGACGTAACCATTACAATTGTGAAGAAAAAAGAACAGCTTGATATGATTGATGGGCTTGTTTTTCCTGGTGGAGAAAGTACGACGATGCGGAGGCTCATTAATTTATATGGTTTTTATGAACCCCTACAAGCATTTGCTAAAATGGAGAAACCGATTTTTGGCACATGTGCAGGTGCTATCCTTATGGCTACTGAAATTGTAGGTCAAACAGAGCCCCATTTATCGGTAATGAATATGACGGTAGAGCGAAATGCATTTGGCCGACAACGCGAAAGCTTTGAAGCTTCATTAAAAATGGAGCAGGTGGGTGAGGATGTGGAAGCGATCTTTATTCGTGCGCCTATTATTACACGCGTTGGTCCAGAAGTAGATGTACTTGCCACATTTGATGGTGATATCGTGGCTGCTAAGCAAGGCCCATTCATGGCTTGTTCTTTTCATCCTGAATTAACAGAGGATAATCGGATGCATCAGCATTTTGTACAGATGGTCCGTAACTATCACCAGATCCATACTTGA
- the pdxS gene encoding pyridoxal 5'-phosphate synthase lyase subunit PdxS — protein sequence MDRQVGTDRVKRGMAEMQKGGVIMDVVNAEQAKIAEEAGAVAVMALERVPSDIRAAGGVARMADPLIVEEVQNAVSIPVMAKARIGHIVEARLLEALGVDYIDESEVLTPADEVFHLNKRDYTVPFVCGARDLGEAARRIGEGASMIRTKGEPGTGNIVEAVRHQRLMQAQVNKVIGMSEDELMTEAKNLGAPYEILLDIKRNGRLPVVNFAAGGVATPADAALMMQLGSDGVFVGSGIFKSENPPKFAKAIVEATTHYDDYALIAELSKGLGPAMKGIEISAIEKKDRMQDRGW from the coding sequence ATGGATAGACAAGTAGGGACTGATCGTGTAAAACGAGGTATGGCAGAAATGCAAAAAGGCGGTGTCATCATGGACGTGGTGAACGCTGAACAGGCTAAAATTGCTGAAGAAGCTGGAGCGGTAGCGGTCATGGCACTTGAGCGTGTGCCTTCAGATATTCGAGCAGCTGGTGGCGTAGCAAGAATGGCTGACCCACTCATTGTCGAAGAAGTGCAAAATGCCGTTTCAATTCCAGTCATGGCTAAAGCGCGTATCGGTCATATTGTAGAAGCTCGTCTTCTTGAAGCACTAGGTGTAGATTATATTGATGAGAGTGAAGTATTAACACCTGCTGATGAAGTCTTTCATCTAAATAAGCGAGATTATACGGTACCTTTTGTATGTGGCGCTCGTGATTTAGGAGAAGCTGCCCGTCGAATCGGTGAAGGAGCTTCTATGATTAGAACGAAAGGTGAACCTGGGACAGGTAATATTGTTGAAGCGGTTCGTCATCAACGTCTTATGCAAGCTCAAGTTAACAAAGTTATTGGCATGTCAGAAGATGAGTTAATGACTGAAGCAAAGAATTTAGGTGCCCCTTATGAAATCTTACTAGACATTAAGCGTAATGGTCGTTTACCTGTCGTTAACTTTGCTGCTGGGGGTGTGGCTACTCCGGCTGATGCTGCACTGATGATGCAGCTTGGATCTGATGGTGTCTTTGTTGGATCAGGGATCTTTAAATCTGAGAACCCACCGAAATTTGCTAAAGCCATTGTTGAAGCTACCACACATTACGATGATTATGCCTTAATTGCTGAATTATCAAAAGGGTTAGGTCCCGCTATGAAGGGGATTGAAATTTCGGCCATTGAAAAGAAAGACCGGATGCAGGACCGTGGTTGGTAA
- a CDS encoding D-alanyl-D-alanine carboxypeptidase family protein, translating to MRKLSFLLLIVLVTISSMFTVAGTADASYDAGVDTVILVDAGSGKILYQQNADQALPPASMTKMMSEYIILEAINNGEIAWDDIVPVSEYLAGLSHDRGLSNVPMRIDEEYTVRELYEAVAIYSANGATMALAELIEGSEGAFVERMNETGKEIGMGTTLRDAGEEYGIGNIDDVADEGLGDFQFVNSTGLPNHLLNGNHPEGTGENEDNYMSAKAAAVLAYHLVNDYPEVLETASIPEKIFRDGTEDAVTMQNWNWMLEGTQLTELDNEYIDGLKTGHTNAAGFTFTGTGERDGQRFVSVVMGAQSEVERFNETERLMSWGFNNFSAHELFPADMTLEGHETVPVAKGKEDDVAIASSEAITMVIQEEDLEAYSYSFEVDESLFTASGKLEAPIEEGTVVGQLVVTYNGESDEAYLPGEEGSTSVDVVTTENVERAGWFSLMLQGIGNFFAGLWSTVADTVRGWF from the coding sequence GTGAGAAAATTAAGTTTTTTGTTGTTAATTGTATTAGTTACGATATCCAGTATGTTTACAGTTGCTGGAACAGCCGATGCCTCTTATGATGCAGGTGTTGACACAGTCATACTTGTAGATGCAGGTAGCGGAAAGATTTTGTATCAACAAAATGCAGATCAGGCTTTACCGCCAGCGAGTATGACAAAAATGATGAGTGAGTACATTATTTTAGAAGCGATTAATAATGGGGAAATTGCTTGGGATGATATTGTCCCTGTCAGTGAATATTTAGCAGGATTGTCCCATGATCGCGGTTTATCGAATGTACCGATGAGAATCGATGAAGAATATACTGTAAGAGAATTATATGAAGCTGTAGCGATATATTCTGCAAATGGTGCAACAATGGCTCTGGCAGAGCTCATCGAAGGGTCTGAAGGTGCCTTTGTAGAACGCATGAATGAAACAGGAAAAGAAATTGGTATGGGGACGACACTTCGTGACGCAGGAGAAGAATATGGTATTGGAAATATAGATGATGTAGCAGACGAAGGATTAGGTGATTTTCAATTTGTTAATTCAACTGGATTACCAAATCATCTGTTAAATGGGAATCATCCCGAAGGTACTGGGGAAAATGAAGATAATTACATGTCCGCTAAAGCGGCCGCAGTTCTTGCTTATCACTTAGTTAATGATTATCCTGAAGTCCTTGAAACAGCCAGTATTCCAGAAAAGATTTTCCGTGATGGCACAGAAGATGCTGTGACAATGCAGAATTGGAACTGGATGCTTGAAGGTACACAATTAACGGAATTAGATAATGAGTATATTGATGGTCTAAAAACAGGTCATACAAATGCAGCTGGTTTTACTTTTACTGGAACAGGAGAGCGTGATGGTCAGCGATTTGTCAGTGTCGTGATGGGGGCTCAGTCCGAAGTAGAACGATTTAATGAGACTGAACGACTTATGTCATGGGGCTTCAATAATTTTTCTGCACACGAACTATTTCCAGCAGACATGACGCTGGAAGGCCATGAAACAGTCCCAGTTGCCAAAGGGAAAGAGGATGATGTCGCGATAGCATCTAGTGAGGCTATCACAATGGTAATTCAGGAGGAGGATCTAGAAGCTTACTCCTATTCATTTGAAGTCGATGAAAGTCTTTTTACCGCCTCTGGAAAACTTGAAGCACCTATTGAAGAAGGGACAGTAGTTGGACAACTTGTTGTAACCTATAATGGTGAAAGTGATGAAGCGTACTTGCCAGGAGAAGAAGGTAGCACTTCTGTAGACGTGGTGACAACCGAAAATGTGGAGCGTGCAGGCTGGTTTTCACTTATGTTACAAGGAATTGGTAACTTTTTTGCTGGTTTATGGTCCACTGTCGCTGATACTGTGCGTGGCTGGTTCTAA